One window of the Equus caballus isolate H_3958 breed thoroughbred chromosome 2, TB-T2T, whole genome shotgun sequence genome contains the following:
- the CD52 gene encoding CAMPATH-1 antigen isoform X1 → MPSLRKSAAGTLTARLLSPPNPVRGAASPPPASTRSHACLRLPCLVVQKQSSQKEPADSPAFISKSCCQESHQDPPKMKGFLFLLFTISLLVMIQIQTGVLGNKTKTMTTTKRPTKGAAPALGSLGGSCVLLFFTNALIRLFHLS, encoded by the exons ATGCCTTCACTCCGTAAATCCGCAGCTGGAACGCTCACGGCGCGACTTCTATCACCACCTAACCCCGTCCGGGGAGCCGCGTCGCCTCCTCCCGCCTCCACGCGTAGCCATG CCTGCCTCCGCCTCCCCTGCCTCGTGGTTCAAAAGCAATCAAGCCAAAAAGAGCCTGCAGACAGCCCTGCGTTCATTTCCAAAAGTTGCTGCCAAGAGAGCCACCAAGATCCTCCCAAGATGAAgggcttcctcttcctcctgttcaCCATCAGCCTCCTGGTTATGATTCAG ATACAGACTGGAGTCTTGGGAAACAAGACCAAGACCATGACCACCACGAAGAGACCCACCAAGGGCGCAGCGCCAGCACTCGGCAGCCTGGGTGGTAGCTGTGTCCTTCTCTTCTTTACCAACGCCCTCATCCGGCTCTTCCACCTCAGCTGA
- the CD52 gene encoding CAMPATH-1 antigen precursor, with the protein MKGFLFLLFTISLLVMIQIQTGVLGNKTKTMTTTKRPTKGAAPALGSLGGSCVLLFFTNALIRLFHLS; encoded by the exons ATGAAgggcttcctcttcctcctgttcaCCATCAGCCTCCTGGTTATGATTCAG ATACAGACTGGAGTCTTGGGAAACAAGACCAAGACCATGACCACCACGAAGAGACCCACCAAGGGCGCAGCGCCAGCACTCGGCAGCCTGGGTGGTAGCTGTGTCCTTCTCTTCTTTACCAACGCCCTCATCCGGCTCTTCCACCTCAGCTGA
- the CD52 gene encoding CAMPATH-1 antigen isoform X2, translating into MGWTVMDTCLRLPCLVVQKQSSQKEPADSPAFISKSCCQESHQDPPKMKGFLFLLFTISLLVMIQIQTGVLGNKTKTMTTTKRPTKGAAPALGSLGGSCVLLFFTNALIRLFHLS; encoded by the exons ATGGGGTGGACAGTGATGGACA CCTGCCTCCGCCTCCCCTGCCTCGTGGTTCAAAAGCAATCAAGCCAAAAAGAGCCTGCAGACAGCCCTGCGTTCATTTCCAAAAGTTGCTGCCAAGAGAGCCACCAAGATCCTCCCAAGATGAAgggcttcctcttcctcctgttcaCCATCAGCCTCCTGGTTATGATTCAG ATACAGACTGGAGTCTTGGGAAACAAGACCAAGACCATGACCACCACGAAGAGACCCACCAAGGGCGCAGCGCCAGCACTCGGCAGCCTGGGTGGTAGCTGTGTCCTTCTCTTCTTTACCAACGCCCTCATCCGGCTCTTCCACCTCAGCTGA